From Dryobates pubescens isolate bDryPub1 chromosome 11, bDryPub1.pri, whole genome shotgun sequence:
ggcagcagaaccctgggcaggcagtgggaggaagCTTTAGGCaaggcctgggagaggctgtgtggaggcagctgtgttgtggtgctggcctgcagctgtgtgctggggtctgtgtgctgggcaaggagctgagtCTGCACTTGTTGAGGCCTGCCATcttgagcagccctggctgtgtgctgtgcctgtgctgctgggcttgggagctgcccccagcaaggctgagctgtgctgcctggtcctgggctgcactgagcCATTCTTTGCAGGTcagtgctctcctctgagccctttgTTTCTCTTGTAGGAGCTGtgttcctctctctccttcatccctgctcctgtgtgctggggaagagcagagtcTGCAGATCTGCCCCTTGGAGTAGCCCAGCAGGTAAGGAACCCAGAGTGTGGCAACAGCAGGACCCCACCCTTCAGGGCTCCTCCCAACCACCTCCAGCCCATCCTCCCCACTACATTTCACATCTCCAGGGGCTCTGAGTTGGGAATCTGAGAACTCCCCAGACTGGTGTGGGTCTGTTGTGTGGCAGGAGTTGATGTTTTGTTGGATTTTGGAGGGTGGTAGGAGAAGCTTGGAGGTGGATTGGTGTTCCtaggtcagtgctgctgcttccatcaTGTGAGCCAGCAGAGATCAAATGACAGGGTGTGGGCCAGGAAGCAGCCTGCCAATGGCAGCAGTCTCGATGAGAGTGGGACAAGACCACGTGTAAGTCCCAGGGTACCTCAGGGCACTGATCACAGGAACCTGGGGTCTCAGCACAGGTATTAGTGGTCTGAGCCTACACCGTGGCAAAAACTGACGGTTTGAGGTCCCCTCTGCGTTCTTTTCTCCAGCTGGGTGTTGGGAAGTGTTGGGAGTCAGGGACTGTCATGACCCAGGTACGATCTCAGGGTttgagctcctgggctcaggTGTTTCCATCTTCCCTAGGGCCCAGCTGTGACCCCTTCCTCCCACAGTATGGCTTCACAGAAGGACCCAgacaagagctgggaggagaagcagcacccagaAATAAAGTTGGAGAAGCCAATGTGCAGTCCcaaggcaggggaggagaggaagcaggagaaaaaaCATTACAAGATGGAGGATGATGATGCTGAGGAGAATAATGACTATGTGGAGGATGAGTATGAAGAGGAGGATAATGATGAGGATGAAGGTGACCAGGATGAGAAAGAGGAATGTATGGAGAAGGATGAAGCCAGAGCAGATCCCTTAGTGCCACCCAAGCAGCTGAATCAGTGCTctgagtgtgggcagagcttcccaccTGACTCGGGGCTGGTGAAACACCACtgcccccaccctggcacccgGCCCTTTGTCTGTGGTGACTGTGGGAAGAGGTTCAGCTGGAATTCACAACTCATGCGGCACTGCCTTACCCACACTGGAGAGAAACCGTTCACCTGTGCTGAGTGCGGACAGCGCTTCACGCAGAGCTCAGACCTCACCATCcaccgccgcacccacactGGTGAGAGACCATACAGCTGTGCAGAGTGTGGCAAGAGTTTCACTTGGAGATCTTCCCTCAAGCAGCACCGCAGTGTGCACAACACTGAGAAATGCTTCACCTGCAGGGACTGCGGCAAGAGATTCAAACGCAGCGACAGCCTCACTATCCACCGCCGCATCCACACCAGAGAGAagctgttcccctgtgctgagtgcaGCATCAGCTTCACCACAAGCAGTTTATTCCTCCAGCACCAACTCATCCACAGCGGTGACAAACCGTACAGCTGTGCTGAATGCGGCAAGAGATTCAGATGCAGTTCCGACCTCACCAAGCACCGCagtgtgcacagcactgagacGGTTTTCATCTGCACGGACTGTGGCAAGAGTTTCAAGCACATCTCCAGTCTCACCATCCATCGCCGTATCCACACTGGCGAGAAGCTCTTCCCCTGCGCTGAGTGTGGCAAGAACTTCACCACAAGCAGTTTATTCCTCCAGCACCAACTCATCCACAGCGGTGACAAACCGTACAGCTGTGCCGACTGCGGCAAGACCTTCACCCAGGGCTCTAAACTGACCCAGCACCGTCGTGTGCACACTGGAGAGAAACctttcacctgtgctgactgcgGTAAGAGCTTCACCCGTAGGAGCGGGTTAAAGTACCACTGCCGCAGCCACACTGGTAAGAAGTCTTTCATCTGCCCTGACTGAACCAAGAGCATCTGCAGCAACTCTAACCTCACCAAGCCCCACTGCACCCATAGCAGTGAccagcccacactgctggggaggcACAAATAGGTCCCTCCAGGGTGTGCTGGGGTAATTGTGATCCCTGTGAGAGCCTTTCCAAGACATTGAACCAAAATCACCTCTTTTCACCTGCATTTCTCAGAGGCTGGAGGCTCCAGCAGGAACAAaaacctcctgccctcctgaaCTCCAATTGGTGCTGATGAGAACAATTACAGTGCTGagtcagcacagctggagctgccatTACAGATGGGCAGAGCTTTGCCAGGGTCTGTCTGGTTCTTCCCCAATGCTTTGTGTCTCCCTGGGGTAAGAACCCTTCTCTGTCCATTGCCCAATTGTGTCAATAAAGCCTAAAAGTTACCTAAAtcctctctgcttttatttcagacaTCCCTGCCACAATGCCCTAATTTGGGGGGCATTTGTTCCCAAGGAGTGGggtggagctgtgtgcccagttcagggaggggaaaatgagGTTCTCAGAGGAGTCTTGAGGGGCATCTCAGAGGCATTCTTCAGGGGCTTTCAGGTCATCTTAGGTGTTTGGGATTTGGATGGTTGTAGGATTGACTTTTGGGATCGTTGGAGGGTGTAGGGGGAATCTCATGAAGATCTTTGGAAGAACTCTGAAAGCTTCTGTTGGCTTTCCACTATGGGGCTGGAACAGGTTAAAGAGCTGAGAAGAGGTTAAGCTGCTTGttcccccccaaaacacaagTGAGGGAGAAATAACACACACACGAAtcaaaaaaaccctctgggcTGAGATAAGGACTTGAGATAAGGTCAAAAGAGTTGAATCCAAAGGAGATCCCATAATGCACACTGACGTGAGGCTGTTTGCAGAAAGAAGCTGTTGTGGTttgggagaccaattctcccaccacaggcaaaagaaagactcagaaaaacagattgcaaaaatggtggaaagtttaaatggaaaaaaacaatgacagttttacagaaaaccataTGCATTGTGacagagagagatcccagaacatacccaacatcccatccccacctgggggtacacccaacccccacccacccagggctctttctcccccccccaacccagccttgggcctgggcaggcccaagggaggcagctcacatcATTTtacctgggcagcagagtgggacgaaagaggaagtaaGGACCCCACACAGATGTTTTGtagaggagcagggaattatgggtgaaatacctggtttcctgtgaccacccagtgTGCTGGGCCCCCTTTTGGGACTTCCCaggtggtctgtgcagtggcatccaggccagcacctgcctaaaccaccacagaagcacagcagtgaacagcagcagcagcgagcagcagccaggagttaAATCCCTACAGCCCTCCCcctcagcaaagagccagcaccTGATAGCCAGAACCcaacagcagcaaccagaacaggaagcctctcatgttgcaatctgaacttcaagcactctagtactttgctccagccagcactgtccctgtgaAGGTGGCATGAGGCAGGAGGGTGTGGAGTAATGGCAGTAAATTTTCAACTTAACCTTTGATATTCCCAAGCGCTCATTCTGTGCCATCtgcaccatgcccagcagcaatcagcagcacacctcaggcactgTCCACTCTCACTCCACATGAAGTCGCTTTGCAGTACACGGaaggctgctcactgcaggtgctctgcagctccactctgttccagcacagtctggatcagtccaTGCCCAGTCCAAATGCTGCaaatgctggggctgtgtttccaTCTCTGGGGCAACTGAGTCCAGTGACTCCCTCCACAcctccaagtgaaagcaaactgtggcttgcATCCCAGTACTCAGCttccaacacatccagatgTGGGGATCCTCTTGTCACACCAGAAACATAGATGGTTTCCACTCCTCATAGGTTGATGGTATCAGAGCACTCTGGGCACCTGTATCTACTAAAGCTTTATCCTCTCATGGGTTCAACTTGCCAGGCCTGGTTCTGTACAGTCCAACAAACCAATTTGTCTCTCCCCTTCATCTGGTTGGAGGCAGAGCCCCTCTAAGTGCCAGGCGCTGCTCTTTGGCCACAactaccccatgcagtgctacaggctggggtcagagtggctgaagagcagccagacagaaagggacctggaggtactgattgacagccagctgaacatgagccagaggtgtgcccaggtggccaagagggccaatgacatcctggcctgtaccaggaatagtgtggccagcaggagcacagaaatcattgtgcccctgtacactgcactggttaggccacaccttgagtcctgtgtccagttctggggcccctcagtttaggaaagatgttgagttgctggaacatgtccagagaagggcaacaaagctagggaggggtttggaacacagccctgtgaggagaggctgagggagctggggttgcttagcctggagaggagaagaggaggctcaggggagaccttattgctctctacaactacctgaagggaggctgtagacaggcagaggttggtctcttctcccaggcaagcagcaccagaacaagaggacacagtcttgagctgc
This genomic window contains:
- the LOC104306009 gene encoding gastrula zinc finger protein XlCGF28.1-like, coding for MASQKDPDKSWEEKQHPEIKLEKPMCSPKAGEERKQEKKHYKMEDDDAEENNDYVEDEYEEEDNDEDEGDQDEKEECMEKDEARADPLVPPKQLNQCSECGQSFPPDSGLVKHHCPHPGTRPFVCGDCGKRFSWNSQLMRHCLTHTGEKPFTCAECGQRFTQSSDLTIHRRTHTGERPYSCAECGKSFTWRSSLKQHRSVHNTEKCFTCRDCGKRFKRSDSLTIHRRIHTREKLFPCAECSISFTTSSLFLQHQLIHSGDKPYSCAECGKRFRCSSDLTKHRSVHSTETVFICTDCGKSFKHISSLTIHRRIHTGEKLFPCAECGKNFTTSSLFLQHQLIHSGDKPYSCADCGKTFTQGSKLTQHRRVHTGEKPFTCADCGKSFTRRSGLKYHCRSHTGKKSFICPD